The DNA region AAGATTACTCTTTTAATATTTCAAACTCATTTATAAAAGAGATTGACTTAATATATAAAAAACTCAATCAAGTTAAAGTTGATATAATAAAACTTGATAAAAAATTAAATCAAAAAACTGCTAAAATTCGTCTTAAAAACACTCAGCTTGAAGGAATACTAAGCGCTATTTCGCATGAGTTTAAAAACCCAGTTGCCATTATAAAAGCTTCATCTGATACTTTAAAAAATGATCCCTTAATGAGCGAAGAGTTTAAAAACAAATTTATAGAAAAAATTATAAAAAACTCACAAAAAATAGTAAATTTAGTTGATAAGATAAAACTCTCCTTTACTCAAAAAGAAATTATTTTAAATATCAATGAATTTAATTTAAAAGACATTGTAAAAGATGTTAAAAACGAGCTTTTAGAAAAATACAAAGATAGAAATATTTTAATAAGCGGCAACGATACTTTAATAAAAGCCGATAAAATTCTAATAAAACAAGTTATATTAAATCTAAGTGAAAATGCTTTGAAATATTCAAATGATGAAATTATTTTACAGATAAACGAACACTCTTTTTTTGTAAAAGATAGAGGAATAGGAATAGAAGAAGAAAACTTAAATTTAATAACAAAAAGATATTTTAGAGTAAGTAAAAATAGCTGGGATAACTCTCTTGGATTGGGGCTTTACATAGTAAAGCAAATTTTAAAAATACATAATTTTAATTTTATAATTAAAAGCGAATTTGGTAAGGGCTCAAATTTTGGTTTTGAGTTTTAAAATTTGATATAATCTTTTTTCATAAAAAAAGGATAAATTAAATGGAAAAAGAAGTTACACTTAAAAACTTATTCATACCAATATATTTAAATATGCTTTTATCGCTTTTTACCATCATTATAAATACATACATGATAAGTTTGATAGAGCCTCATTTAGTAGCAGCTATGGGAGCTGGAAATCAAATATTTAATTTAATGGTAAATGTTTTTAACCTTTTAGCAGTAGGCTGCTCAGTTGTTGTAGCTCAAGCTATTGGCGCAAGAAATAAAAAACTTGCAATTAGAAGTGTTCATGTAAGCATAGCATTTAATGCGGCTCTTGGATTAGTTGCTGGAATTTTTGTTTTTAGCCTTGCTAGAATTATCTTAAAACTTATGCAAATTCCAAGTGAAATTTTTGATGAAAGTTTAATATATCTAAGAGTCATTAGTATTGTATTTTTTATAGATGCGGTTGCTATAGTTTTGATTGCTGTAATTAGATCTTATGGATATGTATCTCACACAATAATAGTATCTGTTTTTATGAATGTTTTTACAATATGTGGAAACTATATTGCACTATTTGAGCCATTCGGACTTTCATATTATGGTCTTTTTGGAGTTGGAATCTCAACCGCTTTGGGTAGATTTTTTGGTGTTTTTATTTTATTTTATATTTTAATAAAAGTTGTTAAAATTCCAATATTTATATCTCTTTTTTTTAAAGCTCAAAACTATGTCTTAAAAAAAATTCTTTCAATAGGACTTCCAAGTGCAGGAGAAAATTTCATCTGGACTTTTCAATACATAGTAGCTTTTAGTTTTGTAGCAAGTATGGGGGCAAATAGTCTTACAGTTCAAACCATATTTTTTCAAATTTCAGCATTTATATTTTTTGCAAGCAGTGCAATAGGCATCGCAAATGAAGTAATAGTTGCTAGAATGGTTGGAGCTGGTAAAAACGAACTTGCATATAAAGAAAGTTTTAAAAATTTAAAAATAGGCTTTTTAGTAACTGCTGGATTTTTAATATTAGTGTTTTTTAATCAAGATTTTATAATGAGCTTATTTCATCTAGATAATGATATTAAAAGCATTATGAAACCTCTTTTTATACTTTCACTATTTTTAGAAATAGCAAGAACACAAAATGTAATAATGGTAAATGCAATTAGAGCTAGTGGGGATGCTAAATTTCCATTTTACATGGGAGTTATATTTATGCTTGGAGTTTCACTTCAAATCGGATATACTTTAGGAATTTATTTAGGAATTGGAATACTTGGTGTTTGGATAGGGTTTTTAGCTGATGAGAGCTTAAGAGGCTTGGCAAATACTTTTAGATGGAAAAGTAAAAAATGGCAAGGTAAAAAAGTGGTATAATCAACCTTCTAAGATTATCAAAAAAGGACATATTTATGGATAAACATGAAAAAAAAGTAACAATTAATTACCTAAAATCACAAAAAGGCAAATCAAAATTAACTATGATAACTGCGTATGATGCACTTTTTGCAAATATTTTTGATGGATTTGTTGACATGATTTTAATAGGCGATAGCGTAGAAATGAACTTTAATGGACGAGATGATACATTAAAAGCCACAATGCAAAATATGATTTATCATACAAAAGCAGTTTGTAGAGGTGCAAAAACCTCATATATAATTGCTGATATGCCATTTGGTAGCATAAAAGATGAAAAAACGGCTTTAAAAAATGCTATTTTATTCTATAAAAAAACAAAAGCTGATGCGGTTAAAATAGAAGCAAACACTATTCCTCTTAGTATCATTAAAACTATTGTAAACAACGGAATTGCAGTAGTTGCTCACATTGGCTTAACTCCCCAAAACTCACGCGATGAGGGTGGATATCATGTAAAAGCAAAAGAAAAAAATGAAGCTAAAATGCTAATTCAAAAGGCAATAGATTTAGAAAATGCTGGAGCTTCGATATTAGTAGTTGAAGGAACAATAGCAAGTGTTGCTGAAAAAATCACACAAAGTGTAAAAATACCAGTTATTGGCATTGGAGCAGGAAACAAAACTGATGGACAAGTTTTAGTTTTTAGTGATGCGTTTGGATTTTATGATAAATTTAAACCTAAATTCGTAAAAAGATTTTTAAATGGAAAAGAACTCGTTCAAAATGCTTTATTTGAATACATAAACGAAGTAAAAAGTGGTAAATTTCCAGATCAAGAACATAGCTACAATGGATAGCAAATTTATAAAATTTGATAAATTTGACATAAAAGCTACTAAAAAGCGTGTAAAATATGCAAGACTTAGGGTTGATAGAAATGGCGATATACATCTAACTTTGCCAATTTTATTTCCTAAATTTATGGTTTTAGAGTTTTTAAACAAAAATAAAGACTGGATTGAAAATAGAGTTAATTTTATAAAAAGTAAATCACTTCCAGAAGATAAAACTATGCTTTTAGGTCAAATTTATAGTTTAAAATTTGATGAAAGTTTTAAAAAAACTGAGATTTTATGCGATGAAATAAGAGCTTTAAATTTAAATGAATTTATAAAATTTAAAAAAGATTTTGCAAAAAATGAGTATATGAAATTTATAAATTTATATTTGCCAATTATAAATCAACCTATCAATAAACTAACAATTCGAGATATGAAAACTAGATGGGGAAGTTGTAATTTTAAAAAAGGATATATAAATCTAGCTTTAAATTTAGTGGAAAAAAGTCCTGAATTAATCGAATATGTAGTGCTTCACGAACTAACTCATCTAATTTTTCCACATCATCAAAAAAGTTTTTATGACTATATCGGCAATTTAATGCCCGATTTTAGAGATAGAGAAAAAATGCTTAAAGGTTAATATTTTTATTTAATTTATCTAATTCGTCTGAATATTGGTTAACCATATTTATTAAAATGCTGGAGAAATATTCAGGTGTTATATTATTTAACATTATATTATTAGCTAAATTTTCCTCTTGTCCGTTATCATTTTTACCTAACCATTTACATGCAATCCACCACTTATTAACGCTGAAACCATTTTTATTTTTTCCGCTAAAGTCTATTTTTCTACAATCGATATTTTCATATTTATTATCTTTTCCTATACCATAGCATAAAAATCTCTGTTTGCTATCATCAAACTCAAAACAAAAATATAATTTCCAATCATTTTTCCTTATTATCATAATATCCTTGCCACCTCTACCATTAAATTTTTTATACTCTATTATAAATTCATCAGATAGCCTTTCTTTTACAATTTTATATGTCTTTTGAGTAAATTCATCAACTATTTCTTTTTCTGCCTGTTCAAAATCTTGATAAATAGCTTTTGCTATTTCATAATTTTCTTTTATGATATTTCTTACATCTGTACTTACCATCTTGTATTCTCCATATAATTTTTTTATAACCTTTTCATATTCCGTAATGTAAAAATTTAAATTTGTTAAATTTTCAACTTCATTTTTACACTCTTTTAGCCATTTTGTAATTTCTAGCTTGTAAGTAAAAATATGTAATTTTATTTTTTCATCATTGTTTATTAAAAAATTATTTTTTATTTTATAATTCCCTAAACTATATTTACTTGGAAATTCCCTATCTAAACTAAGATATATAACCTCTATATCTTTAAAATTTGCATCTTTATCTATTTTTATAGTTTTTATATATCTTTCTATTTGAGCTTCTTGATCACCTGCATAAATTTTATTTTCTAAAATAACATGTTTATTTCCATCCGTTATATAAATATCTATATGTTTGTATTCTTTAAAAACTTCAGCATTTTCATAATTAAAATCTCTTATATCGCAAATTTCTAAAAATTTTTTTAAAAATAAACTTTTTTGATAATGTGTGCCTGCTGGATTTAGAAGAGAATATATAAAGCCCGAATGAAGTCTAACTTCATCATTTTGATCTAAAAGCTCAGTAAAAATATTATAATCATTAACTCCGCGAAGCTTTCTTAGCTCAGATTCTTTTTTAGCCATACTAACATCTTGAATTAGCTTATTAAAATTTATCATTTTTATCTTTCAATCAATAAATCTCTTAGTTAAATCACCGTAGCTATCAATCCTTCTATCTCTTAAAAATGGCCACCAACGCCTTAAATTTTCGCATCTTTGCTTATCGATCTCAACAACTTCACAAAGCTCACTTTCATTATCACTTCTAAAAAGCTCTTCGCCTTGTGGTCCAAAAACAAAGCTATTACCCCAAAACCTAATGCCATCACTAACGCCACTTTTATCTGGTTCAAAGCCAACTCTATTTACTGCAACAACTGGAAGTGTGTTTGCTACAGCATGACCTCTTTGAACACTAACCCAAGCTTCAAGTTGGCGGTATTTTTCATCTTCTTCATCGCTATCAAACCAGCCAATAGCTGTTGGATAGATTAAGATTTCTGCTCCTTTTAAAGCCATTAATCTTGCAGCCTCAGGATACCACTGATCCCAACACACCAAAATACCAAGTCTTCCAACACTTGTATCTATTGGCTCATATCCTAAATCTCCTGGTGTAAAATAAAACTTTTCATAAAAATTTGGATCATCTGGGATGTGCATTTTGCGGTATTTTCCAGCTATTTCTCCATCTTTTTCAAAAACAACAGCAGT from Campylobacter ureolyticus includes:
- a CDS encoding sensor histidine kinase; translation: MLKIYQIFFINFITIFLIMFFSFSFFTYKADKERSYEKAVNKLNTIKEILSITPGNLSDDFIKGLALKTDTYIAVFDEDLGKFTLSNNEIIKLDIFLGLKSVINKTDFDYINKQPIIYEASSVKIANKSYIIVVATNLENSYINLKNLFLKLFLIFTVFLILTYLINRTFSKIIGKEIVKINFFLDKISKKDYSFNISNSFIKEIDLIYKKLNQVKVDIIKLDKKLNQKTAKIRLKNTQLEGILSAISHEFKNPVAIIKASSDTLKNDPLMSEEFKNKFIEKIIKNSQKIVNLVDKIKLSFTQKEIILNINEFNLKDIVKDVKNELLEKYKDRNILISGNDTLIKADKILIKQVILNLSENALKYSNDEIILQINEHSFFVKDRGIGIEEENLNLITKRYFRVSKNSWDNSLGLGLYIVKQILKIHNFNFIIKSEFGKGSNFGFEF
- a CDS encoding MATE family efflux transporter; protein product: MEKEVTLKNLFIPIYLNMLLSLFTIIINTYMISLIEPHLVAAMGAGNQIFNLMVNVFNLLAVGCSVVVAQAIGARNKKLAIRSVHVSIAFNAALGLVAGIFVFSLARIILKLMQIPSEIFDESLIYLRVISIVFFIDAVAIVLIAVIRSYGYVSHTIIVSVFMNVFTICGNYIALFEPFGLSYYGLFGVGISTALGRFFGVFILFYILIKVVKIPIFISLFFKAQNYVLKKILSIGLPSAGENFIWTFQYIVAFSFVASMGANSLTVQTIFFQISAFIFFASSAIGIANEVIVARMVGAGKNELAYKESFKNLKIGFLVTAGFLILVFFNQDFIMSLFHLDNDIKSIMKPLFILSLFLEIARTQNVIMVNAIRASGDAKFPFYMGVIFMLGVSLQIGYTLGIYLGIGILGVWIGFLADESLRGLANTFRWKSKKWQGKKVV
- the panB gene encoding 3-methyl-2-oxobutanoate hydroxymethyltransferase codes for the protein MDKHEKKVTINYLKSQKGKSKLTMITAYDALFANIFDGFVDMILIGDSVEMNFNGRDDTLKATMQNMIYHTKAVCRGAKTSYIIADMPFGSIKDEKTALKNAILFYKKTKADAVKIEANTIPLSIIKTIVNNGIAVVAHIGLTPQNSRDEGGYHVKAKEKNEAKMLIQKAIDLENAGASILVVEGTIASVAEKITQSVKIPVIGIGAGNKTDGQVLVFSDAFGFYDKFKPKFVKRFLNGKELVQNALFEYINEVKSGKFPDQEHSYNG
- a CDS encoding M48 family metallopeptidase, coding for MDSKFIKFDKFDIKATKKRVKYARLRVDRNGDIHLTLPILFPKFMVLEFLNKNKDWIENRVNFIKSKSLPEDKTMLLGQIYSLKFDESFKKTEILCDEIRALNLNEFIKFKKDFAKNEYMKFINLYLPIINQPINKLTIRDMKTRWGSCNFKKGYINLALNLVEKSPELIEYVVLHELTHLIFPHHQKSFYDYIGNLMPDFRDREKMLKG
- a CDS encoding PDDEXK-like family protein → MINFNKLIQDVSMAKKESELRKLRGVNDYNIFTELLDQNDEVRLHSGFIYSLLNPAGTHYQKSLFLKKFLEICDIRDFNYENAEVFKEYKHIDIYITDGNKHVILENKIYAGDQEAQIERYIKTIKIDKDANFKDIEVIYLSLDREFPSKYSLGNYKIKNNFLINNDEKIKLHIFTYKLEITKWLKECKNEVENLTNLNFYITEYEKVIKKLYGEYKMVSTDVRNIIKENYEIAKAIYQDFEQAEKEIVDEFTQKTYKIVKERLSDEFIIEYKKFNGRGGKDIMIIRKNDWKLYFCFEFDDSKQRFLCYGIGKDNKYENIDCRKIDFSGKNKNGFSVNKWWIACKWLGKNDNGQEENLANNIMLNNITPEYFSSILINMVNQYSDELDKLNKNINL
- a CDS encoding carbon-nitrogen hydrolase — its product is MKDLKVGIISQKFEISKDQTRQKTVNLIEKAVLKGANLIVLQELHQSEYFCQYEDVNLFDYANSYEDDIKFWSEVAKKNGVVLVTSLFEKRAAGLYHNTAVVFEKDGEIAGKYRKMHIPDDPNFYEKFYFTPGDLGYEPIDTSVGRLGILVCWDQWYPEAARLMALKGAEILIYPTAIGWFDSDEEDEKYRQLEAWVSVQRGHAVANTLPVVAVNRVGFEPDKSGVSDGIRFWGNSFVFGPQGEELFRSDNESELCEVVEIDKQRCENLRRWWPFLRDRRIDSYGDLTKRFID